A genomic region of Candidatus Atribacteria bacterium contains the following coding sequences:
- a CDS encoding 30S ribosomal protein S15 has product MVFAKEDKEKVITKYQHHNTDTGSPEVQIAILTEKLNDLTEHLNKNKKDFHSKQGLLKMVGKRRRLLNYLKSKNIDKYREVIEALNLRK; this is encoded by the coding sequence ATGGTTTTTGCTAAAGAAGATAAAGAAAAAGTAATAACAAAATATCAGCATCATAATACTGATACCGGATCACCGGAAGTTCAAATTGCAATTTTAACTGAGAAACTAAACGATTTAACCGAACATTTAAATAAAAATAAGAAAGATTTTCATTCAAAGCAAGGTTTATTGAAAATGGTAGGAAAAAGAAGAAGGTTGTTAAACTATCTTAAAAGTAAAAATATCGATAAATATCGAGAGGTAATTGAGGCATTAAATTTAAGAAAATAG